In Hemiscyllium ocellatum isolate sHemOce1 chromosome 5, sHemOce1.pat.X.cur, whole genome shotgun sequence, the following are encoded in one genomic region:
- the insig1 gene encoding insulin-induced gene 1 protein encodes MSRIEETCWSCSCTRVHQSESNGTLLVTKVHEMMTIVSSILGSAYCSLVSGHTMNLLRRGLVLFTVGVFLALVLNLLQIQRHVTLFPEEVIATIFSSAWWVPPCCGTAAAVVGLLYPCIDSHLGEPHKFKREWASVMRCVAVFVGINHASAKLDFANNMQLSLTLAALSLGLWWTFDRSRSGFGLGLTIAFVATLVTQLLVYNGVYQYTSPDFLYIRSWLPCIFFSGGVTVGNIGRQLAMGVSEIAHKDCLEKMHKD; translated from the exons ATGTCAAGGATTGAAGAAACTTGTTGGTCGTGCAGTTGCACCCGGGTACATCAGTCTGAGAGCAACGGCACGCTGCTGGTGACAAAGGTCCACGAAATGATGACCATCGTCAGCTCGATCCTGGGCAGTGCCTACTGCTCCCTGGTCAGCGGGCACACCATGAACTTACTGCGGCGGGGCTTGGTGCTTTTCACTGTCGGAGTCTTTCTGGCCCTGGTGTTGAACCTGCTGCAGATCCAGAGGCACGTCACCCTGTTCCCTGAAGAGGTCATCGCCACAATCTTCTCTTCGGCCTGGTGGGTGCCACCTTGTTGTGGCACAGCAGCAG CTGTGGTAGGTCTGCTGTATCCCTGCATTGACAGCCACCTTGGAGAACCTCACAAGTTCAAAAGAGAGTGGGCAAGTGTTATGAGATGTGTAGCAGTCTTCGTTGGCATCAACCACGCGAGTGCT AAATTGGACTTTGCCAATAACATGCAATTGTCTTTGACCCTGGCAGCCCTCTCACTGGGTCTGTGGTGGACATTTGATCGCTCTAGAAGTGGATTTGGACTTGGCCTTACAATAGCCTTTGTAGCAACCTTGGTCACTCAACTGTTGGTGTATAATGGCGTTTACCA GTACACCTCACCAGATTTCCTGTACATTCGCTCTTGGCTGCCATGTATATTTTTCTCCGGAGGAGTGACTGTTGGAAATATCGGAAGACAGCTGGCCATG GGAGTTTCTGAAATTGCACACAAGGATTGCCTTGAGAAGATGCACAAGGATTGA